The following coding sequences lie in one Mercenaria mercenaria strain notata chromosome 5, MADL_Memer_1, whole genome shotgun sequence genomic window:
- the LOC128556872 gene encoding uncharacterized protein LOC128556872 — translation MPPLRQPKYCHLITVFRHCGLKITKELFLKNVQDITPVGHDPFPWTVDDFLFQNKREIIKHRKDLKQILFPAFGKRTNLGDWDISTFCFLLIKICKLEGNSRQGIQNLRNVRNRLIHFGEGDIDDQLYKRFIGMIEEIIDRCSEEIGNPALTKELRAVLNETEAVETAEIEEEEKKLREWYTDEHKYGLEYAITMRGVDELTTALQNFQVRFQENERSMQIPISFGIVIRFTGMSKAAEEALSDAQQRIESGTVPTTNCFSRTFNICIERIREDVRQKGLEFESHTAESIIGPIIQRRLQDIRTEIEDIAGDMVEMHTYIPPDISQEIMSELDSSSWRSCIEQKNKTRASELLKSGILPRSKETIDEICSVFQDERDFILQLCNDICKEIVKASDGVTHVWAAYTLENKTNITFVIHTDINPRIKLYGAYRYIHRVNYTFSSEGNDVLSDPKYLETKLTNEERETICRWIKGNRKELMKNHKYLSIIAASPVRSRKYKPSSCPNLIQKACICLYVPVKGYIPIDELPFKASYNNIETDVREGIFTPYMHSQEDKEECLRFGCQIENSPSSDTPQSGALCGFIEHPRYGICGITSAHVLLDPKTFEKLKNEKEVIWPLSPDNESHGHVYWHCGQTQIGDIVRALYCKGDELDEDGYEVALFKITNGRPKTGQFHGDECDSYNSGLTYNYLWMANSPFVFKFGWKTKKTKAKFADDGICISVKTANVVLGKKLGFELHGQLMVNSEAFADKGDSGAPVFTKRHDGEIVCVGLVTGGTSYGATVVTPIEPILKALKVSGLKNFEQSKLEDKLDRIEGSLETLNTKLNKLLKRE, via the exons ATGCCTCCCTTAAGGCAGCCGAAATACTGTCATTTGATAACTGTCTTTCGTCATTGTGGCTTAAAGATAACGAAGGAATTGTTTCTGAAAAATGTACAAGATATTACACCCGTGGGCCACGACCCTTTTCCATGGACTGTTgatgattttctttttcaaaataaacgaGAGATTATTAAGCACAGGAAAGATCTGAAACAGATATTATTTCCTGCGTTTGGGAAGCGGACAAACTTAGGTGATTGGGATATAAGCACGTTTTGCTTTCTTCTTATCAAGATCTGCAAGCTTGAGGGAAATTCCAGGCAAGGCATACAAAATTTACGAAACGTTAGGAACAGGCTTATTCATTTTGGAGAAGGAGACATCGACGATCAGTTGTATAAAAGATTCATAGGAATGATCGAGGAAATAATAGACAGATGTTCGGAAGAAATCGGTAATCCTGCGCTTACAAAAGAACTGAGAGCTGTTCTAAATGAAACGGAAGCTGTAGAAACAGCCGAGATTGAAGAAGAAGAGAAGAAATTGAGAGAATGGTACACTGATGAACATAAATATGGCCTAGAGTATGCAATAACAATGCGAG GTGTTGATGAACTGACAACAGCATTGCAAAACTTTCAAGTAAGATTTCAGGAAAATGAGAGATCGATGCAAATTCCTATCT CATTTGGGATTGTAATACGTTTTACCGGAATGAGCAAGGCAGCAGAAGAAGCTCTTTCAGATGCACAACAACGTATTGAATCTGGTACAGTTCCCACAACCAACTGTTTTTCGAGGACATTCAACATTTGCATTGAGCGAATTAGAGAAGACGTTCGGCAAAAGGGCCTAGAGTTCGAAAGCCATACTGCAGAGTcaataat TGGTCCCATCATACAGCGGCGCCTACAAGATATCAGAACTGAAATTGAAGACATTGCTGGTGACATGGTGGAGATGCATACATACATACCTCCTGATATCAGTCAGGAAATTATGAGTGAATTGG ATAGTTCCAGTTGGAGAAGCTGCattgaacagaaaaacaaaacacgtGCTTCTGAGCTGCTTAAATCAGGCATACTTCCCAGGAGTAAAGAGAcaattgatgaaatatgttcaGTATTTCAAGATGAAAGggattttattttgcaattatgTAATGATATATGCAAGGAAATAGTCAAGGCAAGTGACGGAGTAACACATGTTTGGGCAGCCTATACATTGGAGAATAAGACGAATATAACTTTTGTTATTCATACCGACATCAACCCCAGAATTAAGTTATATGGTGCGTATAGATATATTCACAGAGTCAATTACACATTTAGCTCAGAGGGCAATGACGTACTTTCAGATCCCAAATATTTAGAAACCAAGTTGACAAATGAGGAAAGAGAAACCATTTGCAGATGGATAAAAGGTAACAGAAAAGAACTAATGAAAAATCATAAATACCTATCCATAATTGCTGCAAGTCCAGTAAGATCTCGAAAATATAAGCCCTCATCATGTCCAAATTTAATTCAAAAAGCGTGTATCTGTCTTTATGTTCCTGTGAAAGGTTATATTCCTATTGACGAACTGCCGTTTAAAGCCAGTTACAATAATATCGAAACTGATGTGAGAGAGGGAATATTCACACCTTACATGCATTCTCAGGAAGATAAGGAGGAATGTCTACGGTTTGGGTGTCAGATTGAAAATTCACCTTCGAGTGATACACCGCAAAGTGGTGCGCTTTGTGGTTTCATTGAACACCCTAGATATGGTATTTGTGGAATAACCTCCGCTCATGTTTTGCTGGATCCtaagacatttgaaaaacttaaaaatgaaaaggaaGTGATTTGGCCCTTATCTCCTGATAATGAGTCTCATGGTCACGTTTATTGGCATTGTGGTCAAACACAAATTGGTGATATTGTCCGAGCTTTGTATTGTAAAGGTGACGAATTAGATGAAGATGGATATGAGGTTGCGTTATTTAAAATCACAAATGGACGTCCTAAAACAGGACAATTTCACGGAG ATGAGTGTGATTCATACAATTCTGGACTTACCTACAACTATTTATGGATGGCCAATTCTCCGTTTGTCTTTAAATTTGGATGgaaaacaaaaaagacaaaagcTAAATTTGCCGATGATGGTATTTGCATTTCTGTTAAAACAGCAAATGTTGTTCTTGGGAAAAAATTAGGTTTTGAGTTGCATGGTCAGCTGATGGTTAATTCTGAGGCATTTGCAGACAAGGGAGATTCTGGCGCTCCTGTGTTTACAAAAAGGCATGATGGGGAGATTGTTTGTGTTGGCTTGGTAACGGGTGGTACTTCGTATGGGGCTACAGTAGTTACACCAATTGAACCTATATTGAAGGCTCTGAAAGTTTCAGGGTTGAAAAACTTTGAACAGTCAAAACTAGAAGACAAACTAGATCGAATAGAAGGTAGTCTAGAAACACTGAATACCAAACTTAATAAGTTACTAAAACGAGAGTAA